The Streptococcus marmotae genome contains the following window.
CATGGCAGGTTATAGCCATGATAAAAAGACCAATGAAGTTAAGGAAAATGCTCTAGGGACCCTTACAAATGCCTTTGTACCGGGATCTATCGTTAAGGGAGCAACCATTACATCAGGATGGGAGAACGGTGTGATTTCGGGCAATCAAGTTTTGAAAGATCAACCGATTCAATTTGCAGGTTCCGCTCCAATCAATTCTTGGTTTACAGCTTATGGTAGCCGAGATATTACCGCTGTGGAAGCCTTGCAATACTCTTCGAATACCTATATGGTGCAAATTGCACTTGATATTCTTGGACAACCCTATGTGCCTGGTATGATTCTGAATGAGACAAATCAGCTCACCCCATCTATGGAGAAAATGCGGTCAACCTTTGGGGAATATGGACTTGGTGTGGCAACGGGGATTGACCTCCCACTAGAGTCGACAGGATTTATTCCTACAGACTACACCCTTTCTAATTATCTTACAAATGCTTTTGGACAATTTGACAACTATACACCTTTACAGATGGCTCAATATGCGGCCACTGTTGCAAATGACGGGACTCGTGTGTCACCTCATCTTGTTCAAGGGATTTATGATAACGATGAAGAAGGTGGGTTGGGTAAGTTAGTGGAAGAAGTTTCTGGAAAAGAATTGAATAAGGTACAGATTTCTGATGAAGAGATGGGCATCATTCAAGAAGGATTTTATATGGTTGTAAATGGCGGCTATGGCTTTACAACTGGTTCTGAAATCAGAAATGGTGCAAGTGTCCCAATCAGTGCCAAAACAGGGACCGCCGAAACATTTGTTACAACAGAAACAGGACAAGTGCTGAGCGCTGTCAATACGAATATTGTCTCCTATGCGCCAAGTTCCCATCCAAAGATTGCTGTAGCGGTTGTCCTACCCAATCTGACGAATCTAAATTCCACTACTAGTAAGTACATTACAACGGAAATCATCAACTTGTACAATTCGCTCTATCCTATGAATCAGTAGAGGCTAGCGGAATCTTCTGGGAGATTATCCGTGAAAAAGAGACTATTCAGTCTTGAGACCGATGTCTTTTTCTTTGGGCTAGGGTATACTATAGTCAATCCTAAAATTTTTCATAATCTCCGAAAACAACCAGCCATAAGGCTGGTGTTTTTTTGCTAGATGATACTCGTCAAGAATCAAAACCTGACGTTGTTAACTTACCTTCCTTCAGCAGTCCAGCTAACCTTCGTTACCCTTGCTGTTTTTTAGGGGATAAGCTACGCTAGTTTTATCTATCACCTTCCACAATTCTCAATTGTGGCACCTAGTCAGATGTTGATTTTTATAGAGTATAAAGTGAAATTTGTGTTATAATGGGAATGTAGCCAGATGACTTTTGTGATGAAAGTCAAGGTTTTTCAAACGAAAGATTAGAAAGATAGAAAACAGAATTGTTATACCCCACACCTATTGCAAAATTGATAGAGAGTTATACGAAATTACCAGGGATTGGGATTAAGACAGCGACCCGCCTGGCCTTTTATACGATTGGTATGGAAGAAGATGTCGTGAATGAGTTTGCTAAAAATCTGCTAGCGGCTAAGCGCGACTTGTCCTATTGTCAGATTTGTGGTAATTTGGCAGAAGAAGAGACTTGTGCCATTTGCCAAGATCAGACAAGAGATCTGTCTACGATTTTAGTCGTTGAAGACAGCAGAGATGTCTCAGCCATGGAAAATATTCAAGAATATCACGGACTGTATCATGTTCTGCATGGCTTGATTTCGCCTATGAACGGTGTTGGACCAGATGATATTAACCTCAAAAGTTTGCTAACACGTTTAATGGAAAACGAGGTGACTGAAGTCATCATTGCCACCAATGCAACAGCTGATGGCGAAGCGACTTCTATGTATATCTCAAGGGTTCTAAAACCTGCCGGAATTAAAGTGACACGATTGGCAAGAGGATTAGCAGTTGGTTCAGATATTGAATATGCCGATGAAGTAACGCTCCTGAGGGCCATTGAAAATCGTACAGAGCTCTAAACTTGTCCTTTTGGGAGCTGAAATAAGATGAAAATTGTGAGAGAAAGTTAGGAAATAGCCATGTCAAAAGAAACCATTATCCTCCTTTACGGTGGTCGTTCGGCAGAACGTGAAGTGTCTGTCTTATCTGCTGAGAGCGTGATGCGTGCGGTTAACTATGAAAAATTTTTGGTTAAAACGTATTTTATTGCGCAAAATGGTGATTTTATCAAGACACAAGAATTTACTGCGACACCCTCTGCGGATGAAAAATTAATGACCAATAACACTATTATTCCAAGCCAAGTGGTTCGACCGAGTGATATTTATGAAGAAAATGCGGTTGTTTTTCCTGTGCTTCACGGTCCTATGGGCGAAGACGGATCCATTCAAGGCTTCCTAGAAGTGTTGCGCTTGCCTTATGTTGGAACCAATGTCCTCTCTTCAAGTGTAGCTATGGATAAGATTACGACCAAGCACGTTTTAGCTTCAGAAGGCATTCCACAAGTGGCTTTTGAAACGGTCATTGAAGGTGAAGATGTAGAAGCAAAGATTTGTGCAGTAGAAGCTAATCTGACTTATCCTGTCTTTGTTAAGCCAGCGAATATGGGCTCAAGTGTCGGTATTTCTAAGGCAGAAAATCAAGCTGAGTTACGAGCTGCGATTGAACTGGCTTTTCGTTATGACAGCCGTCTCTTGGTAGAGCAAGGAGTGAACGCTCGAGAAATTGAAGTTGGACTATTAGGTAATGCTGATGTTAAGACAACCCTACCAGGTGAAGTTGTCAAGGATGTTGCCTTCTATGACTATGATGCCAAATACAT
Protein-coding sequences here:
- the recR gene encoding recombination mediator RecR — protein: MLYPTPIAKLIESYTKLPGIGIKTATRLAFYTIGMEEDVVNEFAKNLLAAKRDLSYCQICGNLAEEETCAICQDQTRDLSTILVVEDSRDVSAMENIQEYHGLYHVLHGLISPMNGVGPDDINLKSLLTRLMENEVTEVIIATNATADGEATSMYISRVLKPAGIKVTRLARGLAVGSDIEYADEVTLLRAIENRTEL
- a CDS encoding D-alanine--D-alanine ligase produces the protein MSKETIILLYGGRSAEREVSVLSAESVMRAVNYEKFLVKTYFIAQNGDFIKTQEFTATPSADEKLMTNNTIIPSQVVRPSDIYEENAVVFPVLHGPMGEDGSIQGFLEVLRLPYVGTNVLSSSVAMDKITTKHVLASEGIPQVAFETVIEGEDVEAKICAVEANLTYPVFVKPANMGSSVGISKAENQAELRAAIELAFRYDSRLLVEQGVNAREIEVGLLGNADVKTTLPGEVVKDVAFYDYDAKYIDNKITMAIPAAISSEIAEQMRTYAAAAFRAIGGCGLSRCDFFLTEEGEIFLNELNTMPGFTQWSMYPLLWDNMGLTYPDLIETLVSLAKETFVKREQHLI